From the genome of Triticum aestivum cultivar Chinese Spring chromosome 1A, IWGSC CS RefSeq v2.1, whole genome shotgun sequence:
ATGACATGTTTTTCCTCGTGAATACTGAACTTGCTAATCGTGGTCAGGGTGCTGGACAACTTGAAGGACTACGCGGTGCGGGCGGTTGTCAACGCCGTCGACCACCTAGGCACTGTGGCCTACAAACTGACGGACCTATTCGAGCAGCAGGCTTCCGAGATCTCGACCTTCGAGCTGAAGCTTGCGCGCTTGAACCAGGTATTTGCTTGATGTTTATCACTAAGATGCGCAGTCTATGGCGGCGAAATAATGCAGCTAATATGACACTTGCTCTGTTGTCCACCCATAGCAAATCTTCACCTGCCAAATCTATGTGGACAAAGAAGGATCCAGGCAGCAGCAGATGATGGGGGCAAGCATGAAGCACCACAAGCACTACATCCTACCATGTAAGAAGAAATTCTGAACTTGCAGTCTTAtccttttctgaaatttttagtataGTATGTGAAAAAAAGCTGAACTTAACTTGAGAATTCTCTGTGCAAATGTAGCTACTGGTTATAAGAGAACTCAGGCTGTTGCGTACCTGGGAACCGACACTAATCAGGAATCACAGCCTAGACCTTACCCCTCAGGTGCTTCTTCTTTCAAATTTCATTTGCCACTCTGTGCCAATCACAATACGTACCTAAACAAGAAAAATCTTGGATTTCTGTGTGTGCAGCAAAGACGCTTTCCTGGCATCTGGCATCGGACAATAGCCCTTCGGCAAATAGAGCACATAAACCTACATTCATGTAAGACAGTCATCCCAATTTCTTTTAACTTTGTTTATGTGACACATGTTGTTTCTTATGCCAAGCCTAACTTGCCGCCGCCCGGTTTTTGTGCAGCCTAGATGATACGATACCATCCAAACTCGCATCAGATGGTCCGCATCTTCTTGGTACATCCGTTTTACATCCGTTTTACATCCGTTTGAGTTCTTAGAGGGCATGGAATCATATGAATGTGGTTTCACCTGTCAAGTGCACATATTTTTGAACTTCTGCTCTAAGACAACATATTTGTTAACTCTCAAACTAGAATTTTGATTGCTGAGTTTACTTTGCAAATTGTCAACTGGATGTTTCATGTGAATTGCTGATGTTTCAGGTAAGGAGTTGCCTGCTTCTCCCGTGCGTAGGCCTTTGCAACTTAACAGGAATATCAAATCCGACGTCGCACAAAAGGTTGGCGCAAAGGTAAATTAGAATATGATGTAAACCTTTCAAGAAATCACACTATGCTAAGAAGGGCATCATCCTTATGTCGTAATCTATCCGTGCCAGATTTCGATTTGGTTATCCTAGTTTCTTAACGGTACCATTGTGTGCATTTTCAGGATCTGTCGGCGTTTAGTTCTTTCGACAGGCCTACAGGGCGTGAAATCCAAAAGGCTCCTGCCAGCACTAAGAGCGTGCTAGCATCTCTTTTTATCAAGCACAAGTCAGCAAAGATGAAAAGTATCTCAGCTCGATGATCCTCCCTTGATGTAATTGAAGTTTGTTGTAATAACCAGTACAAGCCAAGTAAAATGCAATTGTATCTCTTCAAGATGTCAAGTCATAACATCTCTTATCTGTGTAATATGTGCTGATTCAAAGCCTGTAATGAAAATCATATGCAAGTTTGGAAGTGTGTTTAGTTATATTCATCCAATAGCATGATCTTCCTTGAGATACTGATTTGACTAGTAAATTGTACGTGCTTTGCACGTCATTTAAATGTATATAAAAAGCATGGGAAAATACATTTGAATATGTACTTCCTTTCCTAGAATTGTTTTGGACAAGATCCAAGTTGGTTCTTACCTCTCTAGAATCCAGATTGTTCTAGTCCCTTTTTATTAGAGTATCAGATAAGCATGTCGATAGATGCTTCTAGAACACATGAGATGGTAGAGTTGGGGGTTCAATTAGAAGGCCACATGGCAGAATCCTATGAGTTGAAAACTTTATCCAACGGATGATAATGCTCGGATTTGTCATCTCTTGACCGTTGGATCGGCATACCCCACGATTAATATGTGGAGCTATTGGCCCACTATATAGTGGTATAGAAAAATATTTTGCAAATCCTTTTATTACATAAACAATCAAGTGGACGAAGCACAAAACTAGATGGCTCGCCTCATAAGTGAGAAGGATACATGTTGAAATGCAAGATGAGATGGTCTAATGGCACAAAAAAGTGTCACCCAGCTCAAAACACATGAAGGGGaatagttgttgatgatggataatGTGTCCAAGTACAAAGGATTGCTTTCAGATACCTTCCTTTGTGCTATATTCATCTGGAAACATGATCTTCCTTGATATGATCATTTAAGAGTGTTTTACAAGCCTTTCCTTACATAAATGATCAATTGGAGGAAACACAAAACCAGACGGCTCGCCTCATAAGTCATAACTCATAAGGATACATGTAAATGGTATAACATGGTAGCACAAGAAAGTGCCACCTAGCTCAGAACACGTTGAAGGGGAGAGTTCCCAATGATGGATAGTGTGTCCAAGTATAAAGGATCACTTGCAGATACCTCACTAAATTCCGTGGCCAAGCATGAATGGCTTCGCTCATTCCTCGCCAATTAAGATCTTGACTGGTCACCTGTCTCAATGCATTCATAGGAATCACAAGCTTCGCATAAACCATTGCAAGACTTAAAATAGGCGCCGTCGATTTGGAACAATCTCTGGGCTGTTATTCTTCATCATCGCAACAAACTCCTGGTAGTTAATTTTCCCATCCTAGGCAAAAAAATAGGAAATGCTGTAGTGAGTAAGTGAGTTCAGTAGTGCTTCATTTGAACGTTTTACTTGGGACTTGTGAGCATAAGGATTAGTAATGTTTACATCCACCAAAAAGGTTAAAGCAAATTGTTTTAAGGCGTGATTTTTTATGGCTGGAGCTTATATAAAAGCGATGAACTCGGTTGGTTTATCTAATCTAACATAACAAAATGAGTTTTTAAACAAAGCAGTATTGATGGAAGCCTAGGTGCTTACATTAAAGTGATGAACTCTGTTGGTTTATCTAATCTAACATAAGAAAATGAGTTCTTAAAACAAAGCAGTTTGGATAGAAGTCCAGGTGCTTCGCCTCGACATAAATCAGGCTGTTAATTTTATCTCATAGACACTATTTTTTGTATACATCCACAATCTAACAGAGATGACACAAATTCCCGAATATCTTGAAACAAAACCTCCTACCATGTCTCCAAGATGATCTGTTTAGTCTATTATATTCTCGAACTGAATAGTAAGTTAGCAAAATCAATACAATATTTTACGTCTTCATGACTGAGATAATGTATGCTCAGGAAGCAGATAATGGACTTATTTGGGCTTTTGCTGGAGTTACTCACATGATCTGTATCCACTTCAGCAATGATATCTTTGATTGTTGCCTCATCACCCATATCATACTTCTTCAGAGCTTCTTCCAACTCATCAACTGTTATGTACCTATGCAAAAGGAAAGTTTGCAAGCAACTTGATGGTTAATGAAATACTTAAAAGTTGGCAGATTAATTTAAGAATAGTTACAAGTGAAATTACCCGCTGTGGTCCTTGTCAAAGTATTCGAATGCTTTAAATATGTGGTCTTCCTTCTCTAGTCTATTCATGTGCATTGTTGCCGATATGAATTCAACATAATCAATGGTCCCATTTCCATCAACATCAGCCTGTTCAACAACGTAAGATGATGATTAAGGAGCTGAAACAGAAAGTGCTGGAGTAGTCAGGCGACACGGACCGTTCTACCAGAAACGTGGACAAGTCGATTTCGATTGAGGTCGTTATACCGACTAAAGTCGTATGGTATCATTCACTATCTTCCTTTTTAGATATAAGTGCACACCCCCTGCAGCCTTTTAGTAAATGATTGGCACTAATACAGAACAGAGAGAAATATGCACCGTTTTTTGTTTCTATTATGATATTTGTACCATGCCATGCCGATAAGATAAGCGTGCATAGACAGGAAGGAAGAAGATAAATTAAGCAAGCATACCGCCTCCATTAACTGTCTTATTTCTGATTCGGTAATTTTGGTACCAAGCTTTGGTAAGCCAGCCCTTAGTTCATCAAGGGTAATTGTCCCACTATTATCAGTATCCAGGGACTTGAACATTTCTCTTAAGCCCACGATCTCTTCCTCTGACAAGCTCTCTGCAACAATCTGAATATAGAAGGGAAATGATCACCAAGATTTAAATGGACTGCcaagcaagaaaagaaaaaagattGGAGTTCAGATCATTTGAGTACCTTCAAGGCAACCTTCTTAAGCTTGTTCATCGCCCTGAACTGCTTCATTCTACTGATCACTGTAATATCAAGTGGTTTATCTGGGGCTTCTCCATCCTCTCTAATCCATGGATGATCTGCGTGCTTAAACAGATTAGATTGCGACACTAATACACTATCATGCACATGAGCAAAATGATCTGCACAACCAAGATTGTCAGTGAATGGGTGGAGAAGAGACTTACTCAAAATTTCAGCAGCCGTAAGCCGCTCCTTGGGGTCCTGCCGTAGCATCCTCTTGACCAAGTCTTTAGCCCCATTCGAAATCGATGGCCAGGGATCGGACGAGAAATCAATGTGACCTTTGAGAACAGCATCAAATATACCCTCCTCGTTCTCTGGTAATCAAAACCAAGTGGGAAAAGGAGACACAGAGGGTTCATGTTAGGATAACTGAACTCATTTCCCAGCCTCTGCCTCAATAACAATGCAAAAATTGATTGAGCCGCGAGATGCACCTGCCCAGAATGGAGGAACGCCGGAGAGGAGAATGTAGAGGATAACTCCAGCACTCCAAATGTCAGCCTCAGCTCCGTATCGCCGCTTCAGCACCTCCGGAGCCACATAGTATGCACTCCCAACAAGATCCCTGAACTGCTCGCCTGCATTTCCATCATCCACCCTTTAATCTCGAGCACAACTTGAGCTCGGTTATTACTAGTAAATTGAAGCGAGCTAGCACACTACAGATACACTAGTAAGTCGTGGTTAATTGCAGAGACAACATGAACTAAGGCGAATAGTTGAAGGTTTCTCCCCTCTCCCTTTCCAGACACTAGTAAATTCAGTAACCACCATGAATTGAATTCATCAGTGCAATTAACTAGTCAATGAATCACTGACCGGGCTTGAAGAAGACGGAGAGCCCGAAATCGGTGGCCTTGAGCGGGGAGTCCTCCCTCTTATTCAAAAACAAGAAGTTCTCGGGCTTGAGGTCGCGGTGCATGACCCCCATGGAGTGGCAGCTATGCACAACACTGACGACCTCCCGGCAGAGCGTGGCGGCGGCGCGCTCGGAGTAGTGGCCGCGGGCGATGATGCGGTCGAAGAGCTCGCCGCCCTCGCAGAGCTCCATGACGAGGTTGACGGAGTGGCGGTCCTCGTAGGCGCCGCGCAGCTCGACGATGCTGCGGTGGCCCGTGAGGTGGTGCATGATCTGCACCTCCCGCCGCGCGTCCTCCACGTCGTCGGCGCGGGCCAGCTTCCGCGCCGCGATGGACTTGCAGGCGTAGCGCGCGCCGGTGGACTTGTGGGTGGCGAGGTAGGTGACGCCGAACTGGCCCCGGCCCAGCTCCCGGCCGAAGGTGTAGGTGGCGCGGACGTCCTCCATCGGCCGGCCCAGGACCCGGCCGATGTCCGGGGGGAGCGGGGGCTGGGGCTGGGGTGGGGGTTGGGGGTgctggggagggggtgggggagacgGGGTTTggggcgggcggcggtggcgggggcggggcCAGTTGGGCTGCTTGGGGTGGGAGGGCTGCGGGGGAGGAGGAGGGTGGTCGGAGCGCTGGCGGGAGGCGCGGCCGCCCATGACGGCGGGGGGTCGGCGGGGGGAGCGGCGGCGGAGCGGGGAGTGGAGTGGGAGGTGTGGTGGTGGGGGAGGAGGCGTCCATGGTTTTGGGGTGTGCCCCCAGCTTTTCTGTtccgtttttttttttttgagggtagTTTTCTGTTCCGTTTTGGTGGGCGTAGGGTCGTCGGGTCCAACCCCGTGCCGGGGCAGCCAGGCTGCTGACCCGTGCCGTGCGGCGTGCGGCGCGTGGGGCCGGGGTGTCAGTGGGCGGGCGGCGGGGGATAACGTTCGGTCGAGGTGGATGGATAGTGGGGGCCGTTGACGGGTGGGGCAGTTGCGTCGTGGTTTGTGGCAGTAGTGGAGTACGTACTAGATTTCCTTGACGCGGAGTTGAGTGGAATGTGGCGTGGATTGGATTGGTTGCTACTGCCGTGGACTGTTGCACAGTCCACCGCACCACAGTCAACAGTGGCTCCGTGCCATTCCAACCCGGCCGGAACGTTCCTCCGATCGTGCGTGGTGCCTTTCCACGCGGCTCCGGTCGCTGCTGCCTGGTGTGAACTCCTCCGGAGGCTCCAGCGCGCGGCACAAACAGTCAAGCGGATAAGGTCGTCATCTAGGGTCAACCATACATCAGTCGCCTGGGAAAAAACAAACTTTTTTACGAGAGAAAATTTCAATCTATTCATCCCTGTTTTATGAAAAAGAAGGAGCATGGTCTTATTCAAATTCAAAGCGGTACACAGAACACAAGCGGTAATAAAACTTAGTACAAAGCAATCGATTTACTCGAAAATCCATCTCCGCACCCAACCTcgtcagtggcggtgccaggatCAAAACCTTGTGATGACAGGTTTTGTACTAGCGAATTTTTGTAGACAAATTAAATAGGAACACAAAGGATTGTAATTCCTTTTTAAAGATAGTTAGTATTTCAAATTTATTATCAGTGTTTCTTTCAATGCATTATTTTTTGAGCTATTTTAATATTTTAATTACAAATGTACTTTCGAAAAAAGTATACATTTGCAAGTACTATCGTCATAGCTTATTATCTTTGACCATGTTCATGTTTTTTTTTGCTGATACATAGATTAGAGATATATGAAATGGCGTTTGAATTAAAAAAAAGACACAATAAAACTAAATGTGAAAAAATGTTCGAACAAGACAACTAGAGTAGATGGGCAAGCGTAGAACATCTGACCTTCGGAGACAATACTCATGGAATAGATTAAATGAATACAGATGTAACTAGAGGCGCAACATCTTGAGAAAGAAAACACATGATTTATATAAGAGCTGATGATTTTT
Proteins encoded in this window:
- the LOC123069848 gene encoding probable protein ABIL4 isoform X2 codes for the protein MERMQQQQEEQQAARRRRSPGGWEGAGAATVDEASMERSKSFVNALQELKNLRPQLYSASEYCERSYLNTHQKQMVLDNLKDYAVRAVVNAVDHLGTVAYKLTDLFEQQASEISTFELKLARLNQQIFTCQIYVDKEGSRQQQMMGASMKHHKHYILPSTGYKRTQAVAYLGTDTNQESQPRPYPSAKTLSWHLASDNSPSANRAHKPTFILDDTIPSKLASDGKELPASPVRRPLQLNRNIKSDVAQKVGAKDLSAFSSFDRPTGREIQKAPASTKSVLASLFIKHKSAKMKSISAR
- the LOC123069843 gene encoding calcium-dependent protein kinase 15; this encodes MGGRASRQRSDHPPPPPQPSHPKQPNWPRPRHRRPPQTPSPPPPPQHPQPPPQPQPPLPPDIGRVLGRPMEDVRATYTFGRELGRGQFGVTYLATHKSTGARYACKSIAARKLARADDVEDARREVQIMHHLTGHRSIVELRGAYEDRHSVNLVMELCEGGELFDRIIARGHYSERAAATLCREVVSVVHSCHSMGVMHRDLKPENFLFLNKREDSPLKATDFGLSVFFKPGEQFRDLVGSAYYVAPEVLKRRYGAEADIWSAGVILYILLSGVPPFWAENEEGIFDAVLKGHIDFSSDPWPSISNGAKDLVKRMLRQDPKERLTAAEILNHPWIREDGEAPDKPLDITVISRMKQFRAMNKLKKVALKIVAESLSEEEIVGLREMFKSLDTDNSGTITLDELRAGLPKLGTKITESEIRQLMEAADVDGNGTIDYVEFISATMHMNRLEKEDHIFKAFEYFDKDHSGYITVDELEEALKKYDMGDEATIKDIIAEVDTDHDGKINYQEFVAMMKNNSPEIVPNRRRLF
- the LOC123069848 gene encoding probable protein ABIL4 isoform X1, coding for MERMQQQQEEQQAARRRRSPGGWEGAGAATVDEASMERSKSFVNALQELKNLRPQLYSASEYCERSYLNTHQKQMVLDNLKDYAVRAVVNAVDHLGTVAYKLTDLFEQQASEISTFELKLARLNQQIFTCQIYVDKEGSRQQQMMGASMKHHKHYILPSTGYKRTQAVAYLGTDTNQESQPRPYPSAKTLSWHLASDNSPSANRAHKPTFILDDTIPSKLASDGPHLLGKELPASPVRRPLQLNRNIKSDVAQKVGAKDLSAFSSFDRPTGREIQKAPASTKSVLASLFIKHKSAKMKSISAR